The genomic window CCCAATACCGTACTCGGTCGCTTCACCAGCCAGGTCGTCTAAACGAACGTTAAATAGACGTGCAAGAGCAATCGCATGGTTCAAGTCAGGGACCGTATCGCCACTTTCCCACTTTGCGACGGCTTGCCGGGATACATGTAGCTGTTCCGCCACATTTTCTTGTGTGAGCTTGTTTTTCTTTCTTAGATTCTTTAAATGCTCATTCATCCTATTTTTCATCCTCCTTTTCTTTCATTATAGCGGGATTAACAGGCTTTTCTACCAACTAAAGGTAACGTAAGATGTTAACGAAGGTTAACATCATTAATAAAAAGGGAAGGGATTACATTGAATGCTTTCTAGTAAACATTGAATTCGATTGTACACACGTTTAATTAGAGAACGCTTGTAATGGCTGTTTGTCTAAATGACTATTAATTAGACGTGAAGTGAATAGGGGTTCAATGTGTCATTTATTTTTGTTGTTTAACCTCATGCTATAATGCGTTAAAAGGGGTTGGGCTTGTGAATGGTAGACGAATTATTTACCGACAGTTTGGTTCTCCTGCTTCTGTTCTATCTGTTGAAGAAAGACCGTCTATGGCATTAAAGAAGGATGACGTACTTGTAAAAATGACGATGATGCCGATTAATCCGTCTGATCTTATTCCAATACGTGGGGCATATGCTCATCGCATTTCACTGCCTGCTATACCTGGATATGAAGGTGTAGGTATTGTTGAAGAGGTAGGGAGCAATGTGTCATCTACTCTTATTGGAAAGCGCGTTCTTCCGTTAAGAGGAGAAGGGACTTGGCAAGATGCTGTTCAAACAAAAGCAGCTCATTTAGTTACAATTCCATCTACAATCAATGACCGAACTGCTGCTCAGCTTTATATTAATCCATTAACAGCCTTTGTCCTATGTACAGACATTTTGGATCTTACACGAAAAGATGTTGTTGTGATGAATGCGGCTAGTTCGGCACTCGGAAAAATGGTCGCACAGATGTCAAAAATAAGAGGGTTTTCATTCATTGCCGTCGTACGAAATGACGTTTACAAAGAAGAACTTCTGCAATTAGGTGCAGCAACCGTTGTGAACGATGTCGATGAATCCGTGTATGATGCAGTACGGGCATACACAGCAGGAGCTGGTGCTACGGTAGCAATTGATTCCATTGGTGGTGAAGCAGGGAACCGGCTTGGTGCTTGTGTGCAAAGAAATGGGGTGTTTTTGGCTGTTGGCTTGCTATCAGGACAACAGGTAAATTGGCAAGGGTTATCAAGTCGTTTACAGACAAAGCTTTTTCATTTAAGGCAGTGGAATAAAACGGTTACTGACACCCATTGGCATCAAGTGTTCAATACACTGATTACGTATGTAAGTGAAGGTATACTGACTATTAGTAATCATGGGACGGCTTATGAATTGGCAAATGTTCAAAAAGCAGTCAAGGTAGCAGAACAAACGCCGAGTTTTAATGGGAAAGTGTTTTTACTAGGTCAAAAATAGCGATAGAGCAAGGGGACAAATGGACTGATAATCAATAGTCCAAAAAGAACCGGAATAGAGAATAGTAAACTGAAGAGAAAAAGATTTTGTAAAAATGGATGGTCAATAAATAGGAATGTGAGCGTTGAGAAGATCATAAAGAGAATGAGAGAAAGGGTTATTCCTTTTGTGAGTCCTTTTAAAAAAGAGTTGAGGGTAGACATACGAATCCTCCATTCGTTGTTGCTTCTAAGTTATGTAATGGTGTAAAAGAACATGCAAAGGTTAACTTGTTTATATGAATGTTGGAAAAAAGACAATCAAAGAGAGCCATTCTAATTTGTAAGGTATGTAAGAAGTAATGGTAATCTATGTGTAGACAAGACTATTCATCTATAGATCATTATTCATTTCCTATATCTGATTTAGGAAGCAAGACAAATGATGTTGTTGGTGCATTCTGGTTGTTTGATTGCATTCGCAGAAGGATTTCCTTTTTAAGAATGAGAACGAAATCCTCAGGCAGAGATAGCGAGAGAGCGTGAGTGTAAGCTTCTAAAAGGCAATGGTTCGGTAAGCTTTTTAATGACATAAATGCACTCCTTATCGACAGTATTTCACTTATATCCCTTAATTTCTAGAATAACGTTGCAAATCCCTACACAAATTGTCTTTTTTTCTATAAAATTTGTAGAAAAGAGAGTTGGCGAAGATGTGTGGAGAGGTGAGAAGATGGCAGAGCCATTAAAAAATATGTATAGTAGACCACTATTAGAGGATTTGGCTACGCGAATAAGCGCTAAAGATGATCATTTTGATAAAGTAAGTTTTATTGAAGCCGTCTTTAATGGGCAGTGGGAATCACTGTCTTTAAAAGAACGAATGCGAAAGATTACATTGGCTCTTGGTCAAACCCTGCCTAAGGATTATCGGAACGCACTTCGTATTTTACAGTCATTAGGAAATGATGCTCAAAAAGGGTTATTTGTACTATTTCCCGATTTTGTGGAAGTGTATGGATTAGAGCATTGGGAAGAGTCCATCCAAGCGCTTGAATATTTTACGAAGGGTTCAACAAGTGAGTTTGCCGTGCGACCTTTTATTAAGAAAGACCCTGATCGTATGATGGAACAAATGAAGAGATGGGCAACGGATAAGGACGAGCATGTTCGTCGTTTGGCAAGTGAAGGCTGTCGTCCTCGCTTACCGTGGGGAGCGGCATTGACAGACTTTAAGCGCGATCCAAGCCCGGTTTTGGAAGTGTTAGAGCTCTTGAAAGAAGATCCTTCTAAATACGTCCGAAAAAGTGTCGCCAACAATCTAAATGATGTTTCGAAAGATCATCCTGATGTTGTGCTAGCAGTTGCCAATCGGTGGAAAGGACAGCATGAGCATACTGATTGGATTATTCGCCATGGTTGTAGAGGGTTATTAAGGCTAGATGTACCTGAGGCTTATGCGCTATTTAATTATGTAAACAGTAAAGAATGCCCTCAAATTTTTGTAGACGCGAACTTAGAGGCTTCTGCAAACGAAATTAAGATTGGTGACTCTGTTACGCTATCTTGGGGTGTGGCGATTAAAGAGCCTGTGAATGGAAGAGTTCGGTTTGAATATGCAATCGACTTTATGAAAGCTAACGGAAAAAGTTCACGAAAGAAATTCCTTCTTCTTGATCGAACATTCACGAAAAAAGAGACGTTAACGCGTCATCGAATGCACCACTTTGCTGATCTATCCACTAGAAAGCATTACCCTGGTGAGCATACCGTTTCCTTATTAGCAAATGGTGTTACGCTAGCACAAACGACAATAAATGTAACATAATGGATGCGAAACGAACAGATGAAGAATAGGCTAATGTTCCTGTTTTTTGCCTTTTTTAACAAATTGATTTTCATTCTCAAGTCATTTGTACTATAGTGAAGATACTAGGCAAAAGGAGGGTATTAGCATTTATTCTTCAGACGTTTTACAGAGACTAATAGATGATTTTGAAAACGGTCTCAATCGCCCCCTGTTAGAGGAAGAACGTATTTTTTTAGAACATATTCTTATGGACATGGATGATAAAGAGATATTCATGCCTTAAAATGCTTTTTAATGAAAACAACCTTATATAAAGATCGATTAAAGGAGCTCCTATCATACTAGAGGGCTTCTTTTTTATGCGTGAAAAACCGCTAATGGTAGGGCTTTATCCCGTTGACTATGACACTTATCATAGTTGGTGAATGACAGTTGTGTCTTACGCTTGCAAAGGTCAGTCGGTACAATAACGTTTGAGGTGGTCGGAGATGAGTAGGGAAAAACAACGAGCGTTAAAACAGAGTGTCGCACCGTATGCTAAATCGAATACAAAGATTGGCGTCTTTCAATTAGTAAATACACTATTACCTTTTTTTATCATGTGGTTCTTAGCGTATCAGAGCTTAAAGCTTTCTATTGTATTAAGTCTTGTTTGTTCCGTGATCGCAGCAGGGTTTGTGGTTCGAACGTTTATTATTTTTCATGATTGTACCCACGGAAGTTTTCTGAAATCACCTAAATGGAATCGATTAATAGGAAATATAAGTGGCGTGCTGACGCACTTTCCATTTGAAAAGTGGAAGCACAGTCATTCGATTCATCACGCGACGAGTGGGAATTTAGACAAACGTGGCACAGGGGATATTTGGGTAATGACCGTAGATGAATATAAAGAAGCATCATCATTCGAACGTTTGAAGTATCGCTTGTACAGAAACCCATTGGTTTTATTCGGATTAGGTCCGCTTTATTTATTTTTAATCGAAAATCGCATTAATTGTAAGGGTGCAAAACGGAAGGAACGGTACAACACGTATCTAACAAATGCATGCATTTTACTGCTCTATGTAGGAATGGGTATGCTTGTTGGTTGGGAAGCTTTCTTACTTGTTCAACTTCCTATTATGTATGTATCAGGCGCAGCAGGAATTTGGTTATTCTATGTACAACATCAATTCGAAGATTCTTACTTTGAAAATGATCATGAGTGGGACTTTGTAAAAGCAGCTGTTGATGGAAGTTCTTACTATAAATTACCTAAGATCATACAATGGTTGACTGGGAATATTGGGTATCACCATGTGCATCATTTAAGTCCAAAAGTACCAAATTATTATTTGGAAAAAACACATGAGAATACACCACCGTTACAGACAGCAACGACGATTACACTGAAAAAGAGT from Shouchella hunanensis includes these protein-coding regions:
- the sda gene encoding sporulation histidine kinase inhibitor Sda, which encodes MSLKSLPNHCLLEAYTHALSLSLPEDFVLILKKEILLRMQSNNQNAPTTSFVLLPKSDIGNE
- a CDS encoding DNA alkylation repair protein, with the protein product MAEPLKNMYSRPLLEDLATRISAKDDHFDKVSFIEAVFNGQWESLSLKERMRKITLALGQTLPKDYRNALRILQSLGNDAQKGLFVLFPDFVEVYGLEHWEESIQALEYFTKGSTSEFAVRPFIKKDPDRMMEQMKRWATDKDEHVRRLASEGCRPRLPWGAALTDFKRDPSPVLEVLELLKEDPSKYVRKSVANNLNDVSKDHPDVVLAVANRWKGQHEHTDWIIRHGCRGLLRLDVPEAYALFNYVNSKECPQIFVDANLEASANEIKIGDSVTLSWGVAIKEPVNGRVRFEYAIDFMKANGKSSRKKFLLLDRTFTKKETLTRHRMHHFADLSTRKHYPGEHTVSLLANGVTLAQTTINVT
- a CDS encoding fatty acid desaturase, with product MSREKQRALKQSVAPYAKSNTKIGVFQLVNTLLPFFIMWFLAYQSLKLSIVLSLVCSVIAAGFVVRTFIIFHDCTHGSFLKSPKWNRLIGNISGVLTHFPFEKWKHSHSIHHATSGNLDKRGTGDIWVMTVDEYKEASSFERLKYRLYRNPLVLFGLGPLYLFLIENRINCKGAKRKERYNTYLTNACILLLYVGMGMLVGWEAFLLVQLPIMYVSGAAGIWLFYVQHQFEDSYFENDHEWDFVKAAVDGSSYYKLPKIIQWLTGNIGYHHVHHLSPKVPNYYLEKTHENTPPLQTATTITLKKSLESISFRLYDEENQTFISFKEMKVADRLQSIRRSRGRTNRVG
- a CDS encoding zinc-dependent alcohol dehydrogenase family protein, giving the protein MNGRRIIYRQFGSPASVLSVEERPSMALKKDDVLVKMTMMPINPSDLIPIRGAYAHRISLPAIPGYEGVGIVEEVGSNVSSTLIGKRVLPLRGEGTWQDAVQTKAAHLVTIPSTINDRTAAQLYINPLTAFVLCTDILDLTRKDVVVMNAASSALGKMVAQMSKIRGFSFIAVVRNDVYKEELLQLGAATVVNDVDESVYDAVRAYTAGAGATVAIDSIGGEAGNRLGACVQRNGVFLAVGLLSGQQVNWQGLSSRLQTKLFHLRQWNKTVTDTHWHQVFNTLITYVSEGILTISNHGTAYELANVQKAVKVAEQTPSFNGKVFLLGQK